One genomic segment of Oreochromis aureus strain Israel breed Guangdong linkage group 9, ZZ_aureus, whole genome shotgun sequence includes these proteins:
- the si:ch211-196f5.2 gene encoding uncharacterized protein si:ch211-196f5.2 — protein MLRVIVERDIPMSVTLPIEVQPDPANQPFPFLDTTLADLGIKDIFRSEVKERVVWVDTKKTQVKNKAGKLKEKEITILEVRVKAQKPGDKQLQEVLYSTEAHTDRSFCRTGMDILPWKQTCGGENGLTPVQMTMALDTENKLPGFTQAQGQREI, from the exons ATGTTGCGCGTCATAGTGGAGCGGGATATCCCCATGTCGGTGACACTGCCCATCGAGGTGCAGCCCGACCCGGCAAACCAACCCTTCCCTTTCCTGGACACCACACTTGCTGATCTGGGCATCAAAGA tatattcagGTCAGAGGTGAAGGAGAGGGTTGTTTGGGTTGACACCAAGAAGACCCAGGTGAAGAACAAAGCAGGGAAGCTGAAGGAGAAAGAGATCACTATCCTAGAG GTACGAGTGAAAGCCCAGAAACCAGGAGACAAACAGCTCCAGGAGGTCCTGTACAGCACCGAGGCCCACACTGACCGCTCCTTCTGCCGCACTGGAATGGATATCCTGCCCTGGAAACAGACGTGCGGAG GGGAAAATGGACTGACACCCGTGCAGATGACTATGGCGCTGGACACTGAAAACAAGCTGCCGGGCTTTACTCAGGCTCAGGGACAACGGGAGATCTGA